The following DNA comes from Oscillospiraceae bacterium.
ACCGTAGCCGAGGTAGAGCCCGTTGCTGAAGTAATCGTACATCTGCGGCTTGACCTCGCTCAGCTCGCCCTTGGTGAAGTCCGCCCAGAAGATGATGCTGTCGTCCTCGGGCAGGGCGTCGCTCGGCTTGCGCGACGCGTCTGTCAGCTCCGCATCCGAAAGCGCGCGGGCAAACACGCGGGCGCCCGCGATGAACGACACCGATTCGCGGCCGGAATTCTGTGTGTCTCGGCCGACGGCGAACGCGTAGCCGCTCGTCGAAATCTTGCCGGCCGCGCCGATGTTCTTTGTGGCGATGGGCGCTGCACCGTTGTCGTAGTACAGCTTGATGTCGGACCCGTCAAACGTGCCGACGATCCGATGCATGTCCCCGTTTGTAAAGTTGGCCGGGATCGGAGCTGCCGCGGAGATCCACTGGGTCGCCGTGTTCGCGCCGTCCGCATCGTACACGTAGAACTCAAACGAGTCCTGCCCGTTCACGGTGCCGGTCTTGATGGCGAATTGATTGTCGCCCTTGGCCACGAGCACTTTGTTGGTCGCGACATCCTGCGGTCTCGCCCAGAGCTCAATTGAGAAGGGCTGCCGGCCGGATATCTTCTCGTTGAAAATATCCCCGCCGTTCGCACCGGCGGCGTTCGCGTAAGTGACGTATGCGCCCGGTTTCAACACGCGGTCATAGACGGGATCCTGGGTGAACAGGAGATCGTGGAACGACGAACTGAGCGTTCCCGTCAGCTGGTACTGTCCGGATTCCGGCAGCGTGTAGTAGCTGGCCGGCTTTGTCCATATCGACTGATCCACATAGTCCCAGATGCAGCCGCCAATCGATTTGGGCGTCTCCCGGAACGCGTCGAAGTATTCCTTCAGGTTGCCCACCGAATTGCCCATGGCGTGGGCATACTCACACAGCATGTTCGCGCCGATGCTGGCGCTCATGCCGTCGCCGTAGTGCCCGTCGGCGCTCTGGTACATGTAGCTGAGTACGTCGAAGCCTCTGTCGCCGTTGGCGCCGATGTTTTGGTCTTTAATGCCCTCGTAGTGCACGGGGCGCGTGGCGTCGACCTGACGCAAATTCTGTACGACGTCGCGCCACCCGGACTGGCTGCCGGACTCGTTGCCGAGCGACCACATGATGACCGACGTGCGGTTTTTCTCCTTCTCGACCAGGTTCAGCACGCGACTGTTCGCCATGGCAAAGAAGTTGTTCGTCGTGATGCTGGAGCTCGTGTTGGCGTGGCTCTCGTTGTTCGCCTCGGCCACGATCATGATGCCGTACCTGTCGGCCAGGTAATAGAGATATGTATCATTTGGGTAGTGGGCCGTTCGGATCGTGTTGATGTTGTTGCGCTTCATAATCGCCAGATCCTGACGGTACGTGGCGGGCGAGACATAGTGCCCGCCGTAGGGCGACGTGTCGTGCCGGTTGACGCCGCGCATGGTCACTTTCTTGCCGTTGATGCGCACGATGTCGGACTTGTCGTCGGCGTCGCGGAAGGTCACCTGTTTGAAGCCCATCTGCTGGCTGATGCGCTCGATCGCCACGTTTTCGCTGTTGTAGATCGTCAGCACAAGCGTGTACAGGTACGGGTCGTCCGGGAACCACTTGTGCGGCGCGATGACGGCGGCCTGCCCCGCCACGGCTTTTTCTGAATTGGCGCCGAGGCCGCCGAGCGCGGCTTTGAACGTGTGGTCCTTCAGGATGTCTACGTCGTCCGCGTCGAACAGCTGCGCGGTCACGCTGTAACCGGCTAGGTCGGCGGCCGCGTAGTTGCGGACGTCCAGCCGGAAGTCGATCACGGCGTTTTCAAACGCGGCGTCGAAGTTCGTCTCGACTTTGTAGTCGCGGATATGGACATACGGCGTCGCCGTCAGATAGACATCGCGGAAGATACCGCCGAGGCGGATGAAGTCCTGGTCGTCCATCCACGAGCTGTCAGCCCAGCGGAACACCTTGACGGCCAGCAGGTTGTCTTTGCCGTCCGGCGTCAAAAACGGCGTGAGATCGAATTCGCCCGGCGTCTTGCTGTCCTCGTGGTATCCGACTTCCTGGCCGTTCACGTACACGTAGAAAGCGGCCTCCACGCCGTCGAACGTGATAAATACTTTGTTTTTATTGGCGATCCAGTCGTCGGGCACGTCAAATGTGCGGCGGTAGAAGCCGACCGGGTTGTAGTCGTTCGGGGCGCCCGGTATGCTAACGCCGTTGAAAATGTTGTAACTCGCGCCGCGGAACGTGATGCTGCCGGGCATACTGACGTTTGTGTAATACGGCGGGTCGTACCCGGTCGTGGGGTCGTACCAGCCCGTATACGGCTTGCCGTCCGCGCCCACGCCCTGGACCTGCCAGCTTGACGGCACCGCGATTTGGTTCCAGTCGGTCGCGTCATACGTCGGTTTGTAGAAATCGACGATGTTCTGAGTGCCGCCCAGCGGATCCCGCGTGGTGTTGGCCGTCGCCAGCGTCTTTGTGAGCGTCCGCACGAGAGAGAACGTCCAGCGGGACGTCTCGGGGCTCAGATCTTCCGCCGTCGTGAGCGGCAGATGATACTTCGACAGCTGACGGGCATAGTAGCGCGCGCCGGTGAGTGCGCTTCCCAGCGTGTCGTAGGCCTGCGTCCCGACGGCGTGGGGCTTCTCGCGGTTGACCTCATATACCTGCGACTGGCGGCCCTGGTTCGGCAAGCCGTCGGCCACGCTCGTGTTGCCTGTCCATTCCAGATTGTTGAACCGGACGGCGTCCGGATTGACGGTCTGCGCGAGATCGTACACGCCGATGTCGCCGTCCACAAGCGCCGGCGTGAGCGAGATGACCGACGCTTTGATGACGGCCAGCGCCGAAACGAGCTCCCCGCACGCGGCACCGATGGCGTCGGGCGTCGCCGCCTCGTCGCCATAGAGCGCCTCGGCCCTCTGTACGAGCGCCGTGTACGCGTTGTATACGTCGTGCGGCAGGCAGCCGTCCGTCGCACCGGGGGTGAGCGAAGCGAGCAGCGTGCTCACGCTGTCGATGCGCGGGCGCAGATCGGCCTTTGTCCAGACGATCGGGCTGGCGAGGAACGCCGCGACCGCCGTGTCCACCGCGTCCTTCACCGTATCGTATGAGCCGCCGGCCCTGTACGCGGCGGTGATCGCGTCGAGACAGGCGGACTGGTCCGCCTGGCGGTATGTGCCCGGCACGACGCCGATCGCGGCGGCTTTTACGTTGTCGACGGCGGTTTTGACATAGGCCCAGACCGGGCTGAGGCCGGTGTCGGTCACTTCTACGTTGAACTCGCCGCAGTTGACGTATGCCGTCGGGGCTGTCGCCACCAGGAGGACATAACGGCCCGTCACGGGCGTGTCGAACGTGATCGGCCGCTCACCGTAGGCGTTTGTCCAGCCGGAAGACGCGCCGGCCCGCGTATAGTTGCTGCGGTCGGTACTCACATAGATGGTGCAGGCGGTGATGTTGCCGTTTTGGTTGCTCGACGGTCTCGTGAGGTAACGGATGCCGGCAACCTCCTGTACAACACCCAGATCCACCTCAAGCCAGTGGCCGTTCACGACGCCGTTTTTGCCGTAAGACGCGTTGGCATGGGCGCTTTGCGGGTGTCTCGCCGAATTCCACGGCGTGTGCCAGAATGTTCCCGGGATGCCGTCGATGGCGTTCGCCATCGCGTCCGGTTCGTCGATCAGCTCCTCGGCGCAGGCGTCGACGGTCATCAGGTACTGCGGGTACGTGACCGTGCCCGCCGCCAGCGCCGTCCATGGCGCGGCCAGCGACGGCGTCAGGACCATCATCAGCGCCAGACAGAACGCCAGCAGTTTCTTCCCCTTGTTTGTCACAAAACTTCCTCCTTCATGTTCTTTTCATGCCTCTTTTATCTGTATATGGACTTGCTCTCGAACAGCGGGGCGGCGTCTTCGTCCCAGCAGAACGCCTTGTACGCGACCCCGGCCGGCAGGGCCGACACGTCGGCGGTCAACCGGGCGGTTGTTTCCGTCCAATCGGTTTGGAAGGTGTCGCTGTACACGCGCAGCAGGGTGCCGTCTGGGTGGTAGGCGGCGATGATGAGCCGCCCTTTGAGACCGTCCGCGCGGCCGTTTGTGACCGTGACCGTCAGCGGACCGTCCGCGCCGGCAAACGCAAATTCGGCCGTATTTTCTTTCGCGAACGGGAGAAGCGTCCCGTTGAGGGTGAAATTTTCAAACGTGACGTCGGCATTGGTGTAGGCCGTGGCGCCGTTGGCGGCGAAGACGCCGATTCGAATCGTATCCCCGGCGGCAAGGCCGGTGTGCGTCACCGGCTCGCGTATTTGCGTCCAGTCGACATTGTTGAAGCTGTAGTAGCTCGTGAACGTCGCGCCGGCTTTTTTGAGTTTCAAATAGACGGAGGCCTCACCGCTAGGGTCGCCGACGTGGGCCTCGCCGCTGCCGCTGCCGCCGTTTTGCATGATGCCGAACACATCACCGCCAAATATGCTGTGGCTGCGGCGCACCGTCGTGACCAAGCTTCCGTCATTGAGATACGCGGCCAGCCCGGCGGTTTGGTAGTCGGCAAAGAGGCCGCCGCTCACGGTGACGACCGCTTCAAAATCGCCGTTTTGCACCGTCAGGAGCATGAAGTTCTTGATGGGGTAATCCCTGTTGCCGACGGCCCCCGCGTCCGAACGAATCTTCACGGCTGTCTCCGAAACGGGGATGATGTTCGTATTTTCGCGCAGTATCTCCCACCCGCTCACCACAAAGGACGGCGGCGTGACGACGACGGCGACCTCCGCTTTGATGTTCG
Coding sequences within:
- a CDS encoding discoidin domain-containing protein, which produces MTNKGKKLLAFCLALMMVLTPSLAAPWTALAAGTVTYPQYLMTVDACAEELIDEPDAMANAIDGIPGTFWHTPWNSARHPQSAHANASYGKNGVVNGHWLEVDLGVVQEVAGIRYLTRPSSNQNGNITACTIYVSTDRSNYTRAGASSGWTNAYGERPITFDTPVTGRYVLLVATAPTAYVNCGEFNVEVTDTGLSPVWAYVKTAVDNVKAAAIGVVPGTYRQADQSACLDAITAAYRAGGSYDTVKDAVDTAVAAFLASPIVWTKADLRPRIDSVSTLLASLTPGATDGCLPHDVYNAYTALVQRAEALYGDEAATPDAIGAACGELVSALAVIKASVISLTPALVDGDIGVYDLAQTVNPDAVRFNNLEWTGNTSVADGLPNQGRQSQVYEVNREKPHAVGTQAYDTLGSALTGARYYARQLSKYHLPLTTAEDLSPETSRWTFSLVRTLTKTLATANTTRDPLGGTQNIVDFYKPTYDATDWNQIAVPSSWQVQGVGADGKPYTGWYDPTTGYDPPYYTNVSMPGSITFRGASYNIFNGVSIPGAPNDYNPVGFYRRTFDVPDDWIANKNKVFITFDGVEAAFYVYVNGQEVGYHEDSKTPGEFDLTPFLTPDGKDNLLAVKVFRWADSSWMDDQDFIRLGGIFRDVYLTATPYVHIRDYKVETNFDAAFENAVIDFRLDVRNYAAADLAGYSVTAQLFDADDVDILKDHTFKAALGGLGANSEKAVAGQAAVIAPHKWFPDDPYLYTLVLTIYNSENVAIERISQQMGFKQVTFRDADDKSDIVRINGKKVTMRGVNRHDTSPYGGHYVSPATYRQDLAIMKRNNINTIRTAHYPNDTYLYYLADRYGIMIVAEANNESHANTSSSITTNNFFAMANSRVLNLVEKEKNRTSVIMWSLGNESGSQSGWRDVVQNLRQVDATRPVHYEGIKDQNIGANGDRGFDVLSYMYQSADGHYGDGMSASIGANMLCEYAHAMGNSVGNLKEYFDAFRETPKSIGGCIWDYVDQSIWTKPASYYTLPESGQYQLTGTLSSSFHDLLFTQDPVYDRVLKPGAYVTYANAAGANGGDIFNEKISGRQPFSIELWARPQDVATNKVLVAKGDNQFAIKTGTVNGQDSFEFYVYDADGANTATQWISAAAPIPANFTNGDMHRIVGTFDGSDIKLYYDNGAAPIATKNIGAAGKISTSGYAFAVGRDTQNSGRESVSFIAGARVFARALSDAELTDASRKPSDALPEDDSIIFWADFTKGELSEVKPQMYDYFSNGLYLGYGGDWGEGNHDNYFCANGIITAVRTEEPEIKEVKKVYQSVNFTAGESELREGIVRVRNEYYATDASDFDIKWTLYEDGAAIGSGLVDAPPIPGLGDQTILAGIPTVELSVPYLAALPETLTPGAEYALKLQACLRQDEEWADAGYPLSEEQFALTWLQSDRRLSLDRASVDGVTLEDGETALTVGNETFSVSFSKATGAITSYTAGGQQLLVSGPQPTFWRAMTANDGSVDGKWLGADTGKRLSSFSDPTVSADGKSAAFTVTYQIPAINANTFVDMTYTVFGTGAVSITTALRTSDTSQMFRFGVDFEMPAGYENVEWFTRGPWENLNDRDTGSFSGKYTTTVTDNFFPYIKPQDTGTRQETRYMALTGAGETGLLVAATGDKLFEANALHYGWRDVNAANNKYAEPRHLYQLQPRATTVVSVSYGSRGTGGASCGPETLSQYRLTAGNLSYSYTLVPFTVGADDPAALARYYRAPVLTDSYALTVETADGTAEVSFANHTAEAVEAKIILAVYDAATGRLVSAEVKDAAVAGWDTYKAEFAAEAFDCLKVFAWDTAAVPLCEAVFFGPI